The following are from one region of the Methyloversatilis discipulorum genome:
- the pap gene encoding polyphosphate:AMP phosphotransferase produces the protein MFDALPAVAPLDEARLERAVSRLRADLLDAQYSILEQGRTPVVLLIAGVAGAGRGRLVNTLNEWMDPRHIRTSAFGPRDEAERQRPHMWRYWQALPSRGRTAMIFEGWYSEAINARVERRIKRRAFWHTLHEIQRFERMLAMEGAVLLKFWLHLDADRQRAHFRALERDAATRWRVTAEDWRANRRHKRICKVAEEAIRLSDTSHAPWHLIDASDAAQTELMVGRIILKALREALAGPRKPLAPALPPLVVPSEQPAQPAHAPSKPMRKDAYQPELERLQGRLNLLLRHPAFARRALAVVFEGMDAAGKGGAIRRITHALDARNYRVHPVAAPTEHERLYPWLWRFWRDVPRDGRVSLFDRSWYGRVLVERVEGFAIEADWSRAFEEINAFEQEWTEHGIIVCKFWLEVSSDEQLRRFNERGRQRFKRFKITPEDWRNREKWSQYVPAVQDMLVRTHTEQAPWNVVSADDKYRARLAILDALCDRLESELG, from the coding sequence ATGTTCGATGCGCTGCCTGCTGTCGCCCCGCTGGACGAAGCCCGGCTCGAACGCGCGGTGTCCAGACTGCGCGCCGATCTGCTCGACGCCCAGTACTCGATACTGGAACAGGGGCGGACGCCGGTCGTGCTGCTGATCGCCGGTGTCGCCGGTGCCGGACGCGGACGCCTGGTCAATACGCTGAACGAATGGATGGACCCCCGTCACATCCGCACCAGCGCTTTCGGGCCGCGCGACGAGGCAGAGCGGCAGCGACCGCACATGTGGCGCTACTGGCAGGCGCTGCCGTCGCGTGGTCGTACCGCGATGATTTTCGAGGGCTGGTACAGCGAAGCGATCAACGCCCGCGTCGAGCGCCGGATAAAGCGGCGCGCCTTCTGGCACACCCTGCACGAGATCCAGCGCTTCGAACGCATGCTGGCGATGGAAGGCGCGGTGCTGCTGAAGTTCTGGCTGCACCTGGACGCCGACCGTCAGCGCGCGCACTTCCGCGCGCTGGAGCGCGACGCGGCGACGCGCTGGCGGGTGACCGCCGAGGACTGGCGTGCGAATCGCCGGCACAAGCGCATCTGCAAGGTGGCGGAAGAAGCGATCCGGCTGTCGGACACCTCGCATGCGCCCTGGCATCTGATCGACGCGAGCGACGCCGCGCAGACCGAGCTGATGGTCGGACGCATCATCCTGAAGGCCCTGCGAGAAGCGCTGGCCGGGCCGCGCAAGCCGCTTGCGCCGGCGCTGCCACCGCTGGTGGTGCCCAGCGAACAGCCGGCTCAGCCCGCGCATGCGCCGTCCAAGCCGATGCGCAAGGACGCCTACCAGCCCGAACTCGAACGCCTGCAGGGCCGGCTCAACCTGCTGCTGCGCCATCCGGCCTTTGCCCGGCGCGCGCTGGCAGTGGTGTTCGAAGGCATGGACGCCGCCGGCAAGGGCGGCGCGATACGCCGCATCACGCACGCGCTCGATGCGCGCAATTACCGGGTGCACCCGGTGGCCGCGCCGACCGAGCACGAGCGCCTCTACCCGTGGTTGTGGCGCTTCTGGCGCGACGTGCCGCGCGATGGCCGGGTTTCGTTGTTCGACCGCTCCTGGTATGGCCGCGTGCTGGTCGAGCGGGTCGAGGGCTTTGCCATCGAAGCCGACTGGTCGCGCGCCTTCGAGGAGATCAACGCGTTCGAACAGGAATGGACCGAACACGGCATCATCGTCTGCAAGTTCTGGCTCGAAGTCAGCTCGGACGAGCAGTTGCGCCGTTTCAACGAGCGCGGACGCCAGCGCTTCAAGCGTTTCAAGATCACTCCCGAGGACTGGCGCAACCGTGAAAAATGGTCGCAATACGTGCCGGCGGTGCAGGACATGCTGGTGCGCACGCACACCGAACAGGCGCCTTGGAATGTGGTTTCGGCCGACGACAAGTACCGTGCGCGGCTGGCCATACTCGACGCCTTGTGCGATCGCCTCGAATCGGAACTGGGGTGA
- a CDS encoding phosphoribulokinase, with amino-acid sequence MSARHPVIAITGSSGAGTSTVTRTFQHIFRREGVNPVIVEGDAFHRYDREEMKAAMAREAAAGNEHFSHFGPDANLFEELETLFRQYGNDGSGRIRKYLHNECEAAPYQQEPGTFTPWEDIPAGTDILFYEGLHGAVKTDKVDVAQHVDLRIGVVPIINLEWIQKLHRDREQRGYTTEAVTDTILRRMPEYVHFICSQFENTHINFQRVPMVDTSNPFIARSIPTPEESMVVIRFANPRGIDFQYLLAMMGGAFMSRANTIVIPGGKIDLAMQLIFTPLILRLVENGRKARARY; translated from the coding sequence ATGTCCGCCCGCCACCCTGTCATCGCGATCACCGGCTCGTCCGGTGCCGGCACGAGCACGGTCACGCGCACCTTCCAGCACATCTTCCGGCGCGAGGGCGTCAACCCGGTCATCGTCGAAGGCGACGCCTTTCACCGCTACGACCGCGAGGAAATGAAGGCGGCGATGGCGCGCGAAGCCGCCGCCGGCAACGAACACTTCAGCCACTTCGGTCCGGACGCCAATCTGTTCGAGGAACTGGAAACACTGTTCCGCCAGTACGGCAACGACGGCAGCGGGCGCATCCGCAAATACCTGCACAACGAGTGCGAAGCCGCACCCTATCAGCAGGAACCCGGCACTTTCACGCCGTGGGAGGACATTCCCGCCGGTACCGACATCCTGTTCTACGAGGGCCTGCACGGCGCAGTGAAGACGGACAAGGTCGATGTCGCCCAGCACGTCGATCTGCGGATCGGCGTGGTGCCCATCATCAATCTCGAGTGGATACAGAAGCTGCACCGCGACCGCGAACAGCGCGGTTACACGACCGAGGCGGTGACCGACACGATCCTGCGCCGGATGCCGGAATACGTGCACTTCATCTGTTCGCAGTTCGAGAACACGCACATCAACTTCCAGCGCGTACCGATGGTGGATACGTCGAACCCGTTCATCGCACGCTCGATTCCGACGCCAGAGGAATCGATGGTGGTAATCCGCTTCGCCAACCCGCGCGGCATCGATTTCCAGTACCTGCTGGCGATGATGGGGGGCGCCTTCATGTCGCGCGCCAACACCATCGTGATTCCGGGCGGCAAGATCGATCTGGCGATGCAGCTCATCTTCACGCCGCTCATCCTGCGGCTGGTGGAGAACGGCCGCAAGGCGCGCGCTCGCTACTGA
- a CDS encoding class 1 fructose-bisphosphatase produces MSEGRKTLTRYTIEAQQRHPHASGIFSSLLNAVATAVKIIANHVNKGALVGSLGSFEAVGSGAAINLSGRVTQKLDTIANEAMQRECEWGGHLAALAPEGLEGFIPTPDEPPRGKYLLLFDALDCSNNIDVNLTVGSLFSVLHAPNPGAEPQLSDFLQPGTEQVCAGFALYGPSTMLVLTTGEGVDGFTLDRDIGAFILTHPQMRIPEHTTEFAINASKSRFWEPPVKRYVEECLAGQTGPRGEDFNMRWIASLVAETFRVLTRGGVIMYPEDTMQSASPGRISLMYEANPIAFLIEQAGGEATNGRQRIMELTPRSLQSRTPLIFGSREEVRRIVQYHTESDQGLDREYTSPLFNVRGLFSAL; encoded by the coding sequence ATGAGTGAAGGGCGCAAGACCCTGACGCGTTACACCATCGAGGCGCAGCAGCGCCACCCGCACGCCAGCGGGATCTTTTCCAGCCTGCTGAACGCCGTGGCCACCGCGGTGAAAATCATCGCCAATCACGTGAACAAGGGCGCGCTGGTCGGTTCGCTCGGCAGCTTCGAAGCCGTTGGCAGCGGCGCGGCCATCAATCTGTCCGGTCGCGTCACGCAGAAGCTCGACACCATCGCCAACGAGGCGATGCAGCGCGAGTGTGAATGGGGTGGCCATCTGGCCGCGCTGGCGCCGGAGGGTCTGGAAGGCTTCATCCCGACGCCGGACGAGCCGCCGCGCGGCAAATACCTGCTGCTGTTCGATGCGCTCGACTGCAGCAACAACATCGACGTGAACCTGACCGTAGGCAGCCTGTTTTCGGTTCTGCACGCGCCGAACCCGGGCGCCGAACCGCAGCTGTCCGATTTCCTGCAGCCGGGCACCGAACAGGTGTGTGCCGGTTTCGCGCTGTACGGCCCGTCCACGATGCTGGTGCTGACCACCGGCGAGGGCGTCGACGGCTTTACGCTCGATCGCGACATCGGCGCCTTCATCCTGACCCACCCACAGATGCGGATTCCGGAGCACACGACCGAATTCGCGATCAACGCGTCGAAGTCGCGTTTCTGGGAGCCGCCGGTCAAGCGCTACGTCGAAGAGTGTCTGGCCGGTCAGACCGGACCGCGCGGCGAGGATTTCAACATGCGCTGGATCGCCTCGCTGGTGGCGGAAACCTTCCGCGTGCTGACGCGCGGCGGCGTCATCATGTATCCGGAAGACACGATGCAGAGTGCGTCGCCCGGCCGCATCTCGCTGATGTACGAGGCGAACCCGATCGCCTTCCTGATCGAACAGGCGGGCGGCGAAGCCACCAACGGTCGGCAGCGCATCATGGAACTGACGCCGCGCAGCCTGCAGAGCCGCACGCCGCTCATATTCGGCTCGCGCGAGGAGGTGCGGCGCATCGTCCAGTACCACACGGAAAGCGACCAGGGACTCGATCGGGAATACACTTCGCCGCTCTTCAACGTGCGCGGCCTGTTCTCGGCGCTCTGA
- a CDS encoding inositol monophosphatase family protein, with translation MSSTTLLQIVDTARSVAREVIMPHFLTAQRNQKDDGSLFTVVDLAAQEALIERLPRIIDRPVLGEEMPESVQLRLWHEGQDGIWCIDPIDGTTNFVNGIPFFGVAIAYIEEGRTRHGVVYNPMTDEAFYAEEGGGAFLNGNALPLRTPARHLLDAVAGVDFKRIPKALGDALATQSPFYSQRNFGSSALEWCFIAAARLDVYLHGGQMMWDFAAGSLIAAEAGARCSMLDGEPLDMAPGRKTPVVVGASADLYREWMDWLAAHGGR, from the coding sequence ATGAGCTCAACCACACTGCTACAGATCGTCGACACCGCGCGCAGCGTCGCCCGCGAGGTGATCATGCCGCACTTCCTGACGGCGCAGCGCAATCAGAAGGACGACGGCAGCCTGTTCACCGTGGTCGACCTGGCGGCGCAGGAGGCACTGATCGAACGCCTGCCGCGCATCATCGACCGTCCGGTGCTCGGTGAGGAAATGCCGGAGTCGGTGCAGTTGCGCTTGTGGCACGAAGGGCAGGACGGCATCTGGTGCATAGACCCGATCGACGGCACCACCAACTTCGTAAACGGCATCCCTTTCTTCGGCGTCGCGATCGCGTACATCGAGGAGGGGCGCACGCGCCACGGCGTCGTCTACAACCCGATGACCGACGAAGCCTTCTACGCGGAAGAAGGCGGCGGCGCCTTCCTGAACGGCAACGCGCTACCGCTGCGCACACCGGCGCGCCACCTGCTGGACGCCGTGGCAGGCGTCGATTTCAAGCGGATTCCGAAGGCGCTCGGTGACGCGCTGGCCACCCAGTCACCCTTCTACTCGCAGCGCAACTTCGGCTCCAGCGCGCTGGAATGGTGTTTCATCGCCGCCGCCCGGCTGGACGTCTACCTGCACGGCGGTCAAATGATGTGGGACTTCGCAGCCGGCAGCCTGATCGCCGCCGAAGCGGGTGCCCGCTGCTCGATGCTGGATGGCGAGCCGCTGGACATGGCGCCCGGCCGCAAGACGCCGGTCGTGGTCGGCGCCAGCGCCGACCTCTACCGCGAATGGATGGACTGGCTGGCCGCCCACGGCGGCCGCTGA
- the argA gene encoding amino-acid N-acetyltransferase gives MHADPDSPRFVAWVRSAAPYIHAFGGRTFVIAVGGEVLQGPLANSLVQDCNLLAALGIKLVLVVGARPQIEEELAARGLPPRYHKGLRVTDAQAMDCVKRANGAIRIDVEALFSQGLPNTPMAGSTIEVASGNFLTARPVGVVDGIDHGYTGTVRKVDVEALNDALADSDIVLMQPYGYSLTGEVFNLSMEEVAESVAVALQATKLIYLCDAPGIVDEQGALVPELTADEAAQWLKAGRGITEDLGLYLPRAIRAVKLGVARAHMIDRDLDGALLLEFFTTQGVGSVISRERLALMRNARVDDVPAIAGLIAPLEADGTLVSRGRERLEREIERFSVLEHDEVIMGCAAFYPYPEEQMAELACLAVMAEYRRHGYGEQILSYVETRARAERIKQLFVLTTVTAHWFVERGFVEAGVDALPRVRRENYNPQRRSKVLVKNL, from the coding sequence ATGCACGCCGATCCCGACTCGCCGCGTTTCGTTGCCTGGGTGCGCAGTGCCGCGCCCTACATCCACGCCTTCGGCGGTCGAACCTTCGTCATCGCCGTCGGCGGCGAGGTGCTGCAGGGGCCTCTGGCCAATTCGCTGGTGCAGGACTGCAACCTGCTCGCCGCACTCGGCATCAAGCTGGTGCTAGTGGTCGGTGCCCGCCCGCAGATCGAGGAGGAACTGGCCGCACGCGGGCTGCCGCCGCGCTATCACAAGGGCCTGCGGGTGACCGACGCGCAGGCGATGGACTGCGTCAAGCGCGCCAACGGCGCCATCCGCATCGACGTCGAGGCGCTGTTCTCGCAGGGCCTGCCGAACACGCCGATGGCCGGCAGCACGATCGAGGTCGCCTCCGGCAATTTCCTGACCGCTCGCCCGGTCGGCGTGGTCGATGGCATCGACCACGGCTACACCGGCACCGTCCGCAAGGTCGATGTCGAGGCGCTGAACGACGCGCTGGCCGACAGCGACATCGTGCTGATGCAGCCCTACGGCTACTCGCTGACCGGCGAGGTGTTCAACCTGAGCATGGAAGAGGTGGCCGAATCGGTCGCCGTCGCGCTGCAGGCGACCAAGCTCATCTACCTGTGCGACGCCCCGGGCATCGTCGACGAACAGGGCGCGCTGGTGCCCGAACTGACCGCCGACGAAGCCGCGCAGTGGCTGAAGGCCGGGCGCGGCATCACCGAAGATCTCGGGCTCTACCTGCCACGCGCCATCCGCGCGGTAAAGCTGGGCGTGGCGCGCGCGCACATGATCGACCGCGATCTCGACGGCGCGCTGCTGCTCGAATTCTTCACCACCCAGGGCGTGGGCAGCGTCATTTCGCGCGAGCGGCTCGCGCTGATGCGCAACGCGCGGGTCGATGACGTCCCCGCCATCGCCGGCCTGATCGCACCGCTGGAGGCCGACGGCACGCTGGTCAGCCGTGGCCGTGAGCGGCTGGAACGCGAGATCGAGCGCTTCAGCGTGCTCGAACACGACGAAGTGATCATGGGCTGCGCCGCCTTCTATCCGTATCCGGAAGAGCAGATGGCCGAGCTGGCCTGTCTGGCGGTGATGGCGGAATACCGTCGCCACGGCTACGGCGAGCAGATCCTGAGCTATGTCGAGACGCGTGCCCGCGCCGAACGGATCAAGCAGCTGTTCGTGCTCACCACGGTGACCGCGCACTGGTTCGTCGAGCGGGGTTTCGTCGAGGCCGGTGTCGATGCGCTGCCGCGCGTGCGTCGAGAGAACTACAACCCGCAGCGGCGCAGCAAGGTCCTGGTGAAAAACCTGTGA
- a CDS encoding 16S rRNA (uracil(1498)-N(3))-methyltransferase — MIPRFFCPLPAEPAGTITLPAPVAHHIDRVLRLADGDAITLFDGRGSEFAARLVRRGRSVDATVGVESTPRRESALDVTLLQCLAAADKMDWIVQKAVELGVARVQPVASRRAVVKLAGERAQRRVEHWQQVAVSACEQCGRNRVPEVQPLLTLPQALAAASGQRLLLHPEGGVPLKSAGLRADEPITVLIGPEGGFDADELAAARAAGFAALTLGPRVLRTETAGLAVLSALNTLIGDF, encoded by the coding sequence ATGATTCCACGCTTCTTTTGTCCCTTGCCTGCGGAACCGGCTGGAACGATCACCTTGCCGGCGCCGGTGGCGCATCACATCGACCGCGTTCTGCGCCTGGCCGACGGCGACGCGATCACGCTGTTCGACGGTCGCGGCAGCGAATTCGCCGCCCGCCTGGTGCGCAGGGGCCGCAGCGTCGACGCCACGGTCGGCGTCGAATCGACGCCACGGCGCGAGTCCGCGCTCGACGTCACACTGCTGCAATGCCTTGCCGCCGCCGACAAGATGGACTGGATCGTACAGAAGGCGGTCGAGCTCGGTGTGGCACGGGTGCAACCGGTGGCCAGCCGGCGCGCCGTGGTCAAGCTGGCCGGCGAGCGTGCGCAGCGGCGGGTCGAGCACTGGCAGCAGGTGGCGGTGTCGGCCTGCGAACAGTGCGGTCGCAATCGGGTGCCCGAGGTGCAGCCCCTGCTGACCCTGCCGCAGGCGCTCGCGGCGGCCAGCGGGCAGCGCCTGCTGCTGCATCCGGAAGGCGGCGTGCCGCTGAAGTCGGCGGGTCTGCGCGCCGATGAACCGATTACCGTGCTGATCGGACCGGAGGGCGGCTTCGATGCCGACGAGCTGGCCGCTGCGCGCGCTGCCGGCTTTGCCGCGCTGACCCTGGGGCCGCGCGTGCTGCGCACGGAAACGGCGGGCCTTGCCGTACTGTCGGCACTGAATACCCTGATCGGAGATTTCTGA
- a CDS encoding LysR family transcriptional regulator — MATQWTRGVSLRQLRIFEAVARLGSISRAAEELHLTQPAVSMQVKALDGLIGLPLIETLGKKLRVTEVGMEIARHARAIDHQLAEAEAALAQMASGHSGLVSVGVVSTAKYVAPRLLMAFRERYPDVQVRISLHNRDDIFRHLEDNLIDIAIMGRPPAALGCEAHVFAEHPLSVLACEGHPLAGGRTVTAEDLGKEAFLIRERGSGTRVTQESYLVEQGIRPAEIIELPSNEIIKQAAIAGMGLAFLSEHTCQLELRTGVLCRIAAPGTPIVRNWHVVYRDRKNLLPAALALRDFLMHEGGRLVNSQVAPVHLPVHHP; from the coding sequence ATGGCGACGCAATGGACGCGCGGGGTGTCTCTCCGCCAGTTGAGAATATTCGAGGCAGTCGCGCGATTGGGCTCGATTTCCCGCGCCGCGGAGGAGCTGCATCTGACGCAACCGGCGGTTTCGATGCAGGTGAAGGCGCTGGACGGGCTGATCGGCCTTCCTCTGATAGAAACCCTGGGCAAGAAGTTGCGTGTGACCGAGGTCGGCATGGAGATCGCCCGCCATGCGCGCGCCATCGACCACCAGCTGGCCGAGGCCGAGGCGGCGCTGGCGCAGATGGCGAGCGGACATTCGGGCCTGGTGTCGGTCGGCGTGGTCAGTACGGCGAAATACGTCGCACCGCGCCTGCTGATGGCCTTCCGCGAGCGCTATCCGGACGTGCAGGTACGCATTTCGCTGCACAACCGCGACGACATCTTCCGCCACCTGGAAGACAACCTGATCGACATCGCCATCATGGGTCGTCCGCCGGCTGCGCTGGGCTGCGAGGCGCACGTCTTTGCCGAACACCCGCTGTCGGTGCTGGCCTGCGAGGGCCATCCGCTGGCCGGCGGTCGTACGGTCACGGCCGAGGATCTGGGCAAGGAGGCTTTCCTGATCCGCGAACGTGGGTCCGGTACGCGGGTGACGCAGGAAAGCTATCTGGTCGAGCAGGGCATACGCCCGGCCGAAATCATCGAACTGCCCAGCAACGAAATCATCAAGCAGGCGGCCATCGCCGGCATGGGCCTGGCCTTCCTGTCCGAGCACACCTGCCAGCTCGAGTTGCGCACCGGCGTGCTCTGCCGCATCGCGGCGCCGGGCACGCCCATCGTGCGCAACTGGCACGTTGTATACAGGGATCGGAAGAATCTGTTGCCCGCCGCCCTGGCGCTGCGCGACTTCCTGATGCACGAGGGCGGTCGGCTGGTGAATTCGCAGGTGGCGCCGGTCCATCTGCCGGTTCACCACCCCTGA
- the tkt gene encoding transketolase → MSAPSITPKAGFNPITGAIRALAMDAVQKANSGHPGAPMGMAEIAEVLWRHHLKHNPANPNWADRDRFVLSNGHGSMLLYALLHLSGYDLSIDDIKSFRQLHSKTPGHPEHGYAPGVETTTGPLGQGLANAVGMAIAERAMAAQFNRPGHSVVDHYTYAFAGDGCLMEGISHEACSLAGTQGLGKLIVFYDDNGISIDGHVKGWFADDTPKRFEAYGWQVIPAVDGHDAAAIDAAIRAAKADTARPTLICCRTVIGLGSPNKAGGHDVHGAPLGAAEIEAARAHIGWTHAPFEIPADVYAAWDGRPAGKKAEEEWSARFTAYSAEHPELAAEFTRRMRGALPENFEQVVADTIAKFDGKAENIASRKASQNCIEALAPALPELLGGSADLAGSNLTLWSGSKGISPKNPGGNYIYYGVREFGMAAIANGIALHGGFIPYTATFLMFSEYARNALRMAALMKVRQVFVFTHDSIGLGEDGPTHQPVEQTATLRLMPNMDVWRPCDTVESAVAWASAIKRADGPTSMMFSRQNLPHVPRDAATTAAIARGGYVLSDAAGKVEAVLIATGSEVSLALAAQKTLEAEGITVRVVSMPSTSVFDRQDAAWRETVLPHGVPRVAVEAGVTDLWRKYVGLEGAVVGLDHFGESAPAGELYKAFGITADAVAQAARQLLGR, encoded by the coding sequence ATGAGCGCGCCCTCCATCACCCCGAAAGCAGGCTTCAACCCGATCACCGGCGCAATCCGCGCCCTGGCGATGGACGCCGTGCAGAAAGCCAATTCCGGTCACCCCGGCGCCCCGATGGGCATGGCAGAGATCGCCGAAGTGCTCTGGCGTCACCACCTGAAGCACAACCCGGCCAACCCGAACTGGGCTGATCGTGACCGCTTCGTGCTGTCGAATGGTCACGGCTCGATGCTGCTGTACGCGCTGCTGCACCTCTCCGGCTACGACCTGTCGATCGACGACATCAAGTCCTTCCGCCAGCTGCATTCGAAGACGCCGGGCCACCCGGAGCACGGCTACGCGCCGGGCGTCGAAACCACCACCGGCCCGCTGGGCCAGGGTCTGGCCAACGCGGTCGGCATGGCCATCGCCGAACGGGCGATGGCGGCGCAGTTCAACCGCCCCGGCCACAGCGTGGTCGACCACTACACCTATGCCTTTGCCGGTGACGGCTGCCTGATGGAAGGCATTTCGCACGAGGCGTGCTCGCTGGCCGGCACCCAGGGTCTGGGCAAGCTGATCGTGTTCTACGACGACAACGGCATTTCGATCGACGGCCACGTCAAGGGCTGGTTCGCCGACGACACGCCGAAGCGCTTCGAAGCCTACGGCTGGCAGGTCATCCCGGCGGTCGACGGCCATGACGCGGCCGCCATCGACGCCGCCATCCGCGCCGCCAAGGCCGACACCGCCCGCCCGACGCTGATCTGCTGCCGCACGGTGATCGGCCTCGGTTCGCCGAACAAGGCCGGCGGTCACGACGTGCACGGCGCGCCGCTCGGCGCTGCCGAAATCGAGGCCGCGCGCGCCCACATCGGCTGGACGCACGCACCGTTCGAAATTCCGGCCGACGTGTACGCTGCCTGGGACGGCCGACCGGCCGGCAAGAAGGCGGAAGAGGAATGGTCTGCCCGCTTCACCGCCTACAGCGCCGAACACCCGGAACTGGCCGCCGAATTCACCCGTCGCATGCGCGGCGCGCTGCCCGAGAACTTCGAACAGGTGGTTGCCGACACGATCGCCAAGTTCGACGGCAAGGCCGAGAACATCGCCAGCCGCAAGGCCAGCCAGAACTGCATCGAAGCCCTTGCGCCGGCGCTGCCGGAACTGCTGGGCGGCTCGGCCGACCTCGCCGGCTCCAATCTGACGCTGTGGTCCGGCTCCAAGGGCATCTCGCCGAAGAACCCGGGCGGCAACTACATCTACTACGGCGTGCGCGAATTCGGCATGGCGGCCATCGCCAACGGCATTGCGCTGCATGGCGGCTTCATCCCCTATACCGCCACCTTCCTGATGTTCTCCGAGTACGCGCGCAACGCGCTGCGCATGGCGGCGCTGATGAAGGTGCGTCAGGTGTTCGTGTTCACGCATGACTCGATCGGCCTCGGCGAAGACGGCCCGACCCACCAGCCGGTGGAACAGACCGCCACGCTGCGCCTGATGCCGAACATGGACGTATGGCGCCCGTGCGACACGGTCGAGTCCGCCGTGGCCTGGGCCAGCGCGATCAAGCGTGCCGACGGCCCGACCTCGATGATGTTCTCGCGCCAGAACCTGCCGCACGTTCCGCGCGACGCCGCGACCACCGCCGCCATCGCGCGCGGTGGTTACGTCCTGTCCGATGCGGCCGGCAAGGTGGAAGCGGTGCTGATCGCCACCGGCTCGGAAGTATCTCTGGCGCTGGCCGCACAGAAGACGCTGGAAGCGGAAGGCATCACGGTGCGCGTGGTGTCGATGCCGTCGACCTCGGTATTCGACCGTCAGGACGCCGCCTGGCGTGAAACCGTGCTGCCGCACGGCGTTCCGCGCGTTGCGGTGGAAGCGGGCGTGACCGATCTGTGGCGCAAGTACGTCGGCCTCGAAGGCGCGGTGGTGGGTCTGGACCACTTCGGCGAGTCCGCTCCGGCGGGCGAGCTGTACAAGGCTTTCGGCATCACCGCAGACG